In Ooceraea biroi isolate clonal line C1 chromosome 1, Obir_v5.4, whole genome shotgun sequence, the genomic stretch CCTGTTTGCCTCAAGGTGAGAGAGATGAATTGACGGATTCGATGGAATCAATGATTTTCCTCTTGGCCGGAGGGAGGAAGCTGGTGCGCCCCGTTTCGCGGTAAAACTTTGCGTCGCAGAGCACGACGCGATGACGTGCGACGCCTAGTTATTTCGGATGTATATCTGCGAGGAAGATAGTGGGGACGTCGGCGGCTGTCGTCTGATCTCTGTACGTCAGtgcgtcgacgtcgacggaGCACGCGGGACGTCGCGATCCGAGAGACGACGAAttgacggcgacgacgagacCAACAACGTGGAGCAACGTCACGagggcgacgacgacgcgaggGTGGCGCTGGAGAATGTGGACGAGCGCATCGTGCCGTCGAGCGTCCTGAAGAAAGTCAGCGGCTCCGAGTTGTCGGCGAAGCCGCGGGAGTTCCGCAAAAATCAATCCTGGAAGGGTCCCTCGCGGATAGTTCGCGATGTGCACGCGTTCAAGGGATCCCGGCGCAGCGCAAGCTTCATCCTGACTCGGGAGGTTGGCGGGACGGTGCGGAACGTGATCGCTGAACAGCGCGGAAACACTGTGGAGGACGATGGATACACGGCGGTGGTGAACCCGCAGTACTGCGACACGTTGACACGCTCGATCTACGCGTCGTCCAGGAATGAGAATACTCGCGGACGCATCTTGAAGAGGAGCACTTCCGCGCCGGGAACCGGCGAGCAGATCTCTCCCGCGAATAATCTCGCGAGGACCAAAGAGCAATCGCGTGTTAGCGCGAACGATCGCGCGGTGAACGAGAAGGCAAAGGATACCAAAGAGAACACACACCCCGGGAACTCGGTTCCAGGACACAGTACTTTCCCGTCGAATCTTGACGTCACAGACGGGGCGCAGATAACTAGATATCGTCTGAGGACTGAGTCACGATCGAGCAGATCGCAGGAATCCGCGACGAAGACGGAGCAGTCGATCGCGAGGCGTGCTACCGCGCCACCGATCGATCTCGCGAGGCGTGCGAAAGCTGCGTCCTTCGTAATCGAGCGAAAGAGACACCGACCGAGTGCGAAGACGCCCTCGAGGTCCACGGAGGACCTGTCGCAGTGCACGACAAAAAGCGACACGGGTGCTGATGGAATGCGGAATTGCGGCAGCGCTGTTGCGGGCGTCCTCGAGAACGAGGGTTGCGTCCTGCTTGGGGTACGATCCCTTGAAGACGCGCCCCAGGTCATCTTGGCACCGCGGCAGGACGACAGGTGCACGAGGAGGgatcgcgaacgcgcgaggATCCTGAGGCGCAGGAGGATCAATGGCAGATCAGCCTCGGTGCCCAGATTGAACGTGAGTGGAATCTTTCGGATATCCGACGAAAGgctgtaaaaaattttcttatcgAGCGGTCGATGATAATAGCGACGGTTGTAAACTCTGACCGTTATACCGCACATTAATAAACGAGTAAATAGAAACAGTTTGCCAGTCATTTCATATTAGGAATAATGATGATGTATATTATGCAAACAGCATTGTAAAGTTACTGTTACTTTTAGCATTTACAGATTATTCTTATTTAGtcattatcaatttttcattttctttagcAAGAGCTTGATTGATTCCGATATTCCTGCACATATGTTTATTATCCTCAATTATTGATGATTAAAGATTACTAATATTACTAATAAGCATCTCACAATCAGTCACTTCGAGTACCCGATAAAGTAAACTCTTCTCGGTACCACCTGTCGCGGCTGCATCAACATCTTATTTTTTCCCGATGTTCGTGTAGCAGGTGGTAATTATTAGCAAATTACGATCAGCGTGAGTGCTTGGAACTCGTTTTACCGGACAGCTAGTGATTTATAATAACTCGCTGTGAGCTGCTAGCGCGGGGACGCTTGCCGGTTTcggataaaaagaaaaaaatctacgcACGCCGGATCTCACGCAGGATAAATGCTTGCGAGATCGAGCGACGACTCGTTTCACGGTGAAATATCGTCGTCGCGATACGGTGGGTTTCGCGACGCTTCCGCGAATGCCGCGCTCTCACGATGTGCAAGCGGCTGCTGTTGCATCTCGCGGTTGCATGCTGCGCGCCGCTGCTAGAAAAGATGCGAAACCGTCTCGCGCTCAAGCGCGCTCGAATCGGTCTCGGCCGTCTCGTTGAATGGATGTGAGTCGGGACGCATTATTTCCGGCGGGCCGCTTCTAGGGGATGGGCGCACCTCGCGCTATTCAGACTGCTATTCAGAAGACACGCGCGTCTTCCACCTGCGAATAAATCGCGCAAGACGATGCGCGGCTCCGGCCATTCCTCCGCGCGGACCGCTCGCGGATGCGATCCGCGTTCCCCTTTAAGGTGCACCCACACGGGCACGTCGATGTGGTATTTAGACGAGAACGAATCGCTCTCGTCTGTTGCGCAAAGCTGCTTCGGGTATTTGCGTTGGCGAGTGCCTCGACCCGAGCGGGAATTTACTTGGCGCGGCTGACTGACTGGCGGCGCGTGTAGCTCGCCTCTCGTTTGACGCAAGTACGTGCGCTAGCTGGCAACCGGCTCTCCGAATGTGCACTTGAATTTATGCACCGGAGGATGCACACGCGAGACGAGCGCGTTGCGAAACGCTCGCGATCTCGCCGCGTATCCATTAACCCCCGTGCATATTTTAACCCCTCGGTTTCTCCATGTCACGCTCCCCGTTCCCCATTACGGCTGTATGTACTTCTGGTACCGTTAGTTTAACGCATAATTATCGGAGCGCAGGCATTAATTACTTTGCTAATGGAGGGCAAATTAGTTTGCGCGGGGTTGCTGacttcgttattattatcgcgtattattaaagggaaaaatagaattatcGATTACCACTAAACTTACTTAGTGGAACATATTTATTGCGATGATTAATTGTCGTAGTCATCATGCTGAACGGCCGTTGGCCGTTGATAAGTAGGTTTCAGTTAAAGATATCATTGTACGCGCGATACCCCTTGCACAAAAGCAATCTAATCGTATCGGCCCGGGATTGACGATCGCTTCTTATTGcgtgtctctttcttttcttttttgagcACGCATGTATCAGTTCGCAGTGATGTATCGTGTTTTCGCGTTCCCCACTTTCGTCCGAATCAGCTATCTAAGCGTTATCTAAACTTTCGTGCATGATCCTCGACATTCCTCGAAGAACGCGCGTCCGTGATAACGAACGAGTCGTCCCATTCCCTCGCTAGTGTACTCGCTCCGGAATGATATTGATATATCGGTGAATCGACCCATGATCTTCAagcgaaaatttatttgacgCGATTGACTGCGTCCTCTTCGCTCGCGGATGCATACGTCTTCGACCCCCTTGACACTGTACCTGCTTCACGGGTACAATGCGTACTTGAAATTACTCGCGAATTCGCGTGGGCGAATCGCATCCGGCTCGCTAAAGCGCTGGAGATGCTGAGGCAATCGCGTGTAGTCGCTTAAAACGCACGAGGCCGATCTTACGTCCGTTATCTGCCGAGCGTGCGTTTTATCACCGACGAGTACGTTAATGTCGCTAATAAGACTCGGCGCTCGTTGCATTATGAAACGAGCGCTGGGATATCGTCGGTATAGCGCGACCCGTTAAAAGCGTACTCTGATAGCGCACGTATTTGCGAGAAGGTAATTCTCATGGGGGGATACGGGTGTGTTCTCTTGCCACCGTGTATTCTCGCTCGGAAATCGACGATTTCCAGACGCAGCAGAGTTACGGTACTGATAACTATTATCTTCCTCGTACATAATTCCAtcggaaatgaaaattattctctGGGAATGCATTTGCTTCTGCTACCGGGTATATGCCTCGATTGTTATCTAAATATACTGAAATGTCGATTACGGTGATTGCtatcttcattttgaattgAATATTTCGGCAGTGGAATTTCATACTGACTGATTAATGACTCAGGAGTATCACGTATTCGCAGTATCTGGAAATTTATCCTAACATTGAGTTGTTTGTTAATTCTCCTCATTAAATGACAGTTTTCGTATTTCATGCTCTGATGCTCTGACGGAGacacaatatcttgatttcgATTTCGATAAATACAATCAGAATTAtagaatcataaaattattactcaaTTATTAGGATTGTGAAAAACACACTTATTTATACCGTACATATTACagtcttcttttattattttccgataattacataaaaacagaTTCTTCAGTTTAGCAGACTTATGCATGACCTCACAGATAGCGAGTTCTGCGGAGCCTACGTTGTCTcaatctaaaaataataagttcGGTTTCTCAGAATCGCATAAGATTACACAACGTCAAACTTTCTTGGCTTTCGCGTGTCACCACGTTTTTGTCTACTATTCACTTATGAAAAAATGATCGAACGTTGCACGAGAAGGAAATCATTCAGCTATCCGTCGATACTCTTGCTACCCTTTACTCATGCCATTCCTTCCATGATTATGCCGGAGCAAGCACTCCTGTCTTGTTGCATACAATATATCGTTGTCTGCTTAAAAAGTACACATCCACAGCATCGTAGCTTACCATATATGGTCCACAAATATCATACGTGTAGCATCCAGAGCTGTTTCCGGAGTGGAGGCACAACCGAATGCGGTTTGTGCGTTGCCAGAGGCGTTGCTCGATTGTAGCGAATGCTAGGCGAGTGTTTTACACGAAAAACCGATAAACGACGTTTGTATTACAAAAACGAGTTGAGAGACCCGATCGAGGAGAAAAATACAGTGTTTGGCCGAACAGGATAATCGTTTCGCACGCAAAGGTCTCTCTCGGGTTACTAAACTGGTAAAACGGTCATCAACGTGCCTAAGCTTATCGCCGTTTATTTTGGTACACGGTGCTACTCCGGGCGTCAGCGATCTCGCGGAACTTTATGCAAATCTGCCGACGAAATCGCGGACCACGCATTTCGGGAATGTTAATGGCACGACGAAGCGGTTTCTCGCGGTCGACGGGAAATAATGCGTCGTTCCTAGGACCGGTCTAAGCCGATCCAGTTTGGAACCACTTTCAGTTTTTGGTACGAAACATCCTGCGCGGATAGCCACGAGAGAGAAATGTTCCCACGACCATGGCGTTGTAGAATGTCGGTTTTTGCAGCGTCCTCGCGTTTGCTCCTGTCTCTAGATTATTtcacaatatatatttcatattaatcttaatttcTAAAACCAATAATGAAAAACGAGCggttattttttcaaaataagataattaatttctttgtattGAGAATAGGTATTCATACAGTATGTATTCTATTGCAAATAATGGTACTATATGGTAATATATGGAGTGTGAGTGATCATTGACGGGCGGATACAGATTAACCGGGAACGACATAAGTAATTCTTCCGGTGATTCTGAGTGGGACTCGTTTAACACATAAAACAAGAGAGACATCCCGAATCTTGTAGTGCTCGTATAGTGTGACATAATTATCGATGGCGAACGCGTTTAGCGTACACTGGAGGCTTCCTTATTGCGCTCCTACGGCTTCCGACCTTAATATTGTAACGATGCACCCCTCTGCATCGTCTAGTCCGGCCGACCATCCGCCGATGCCGTCCGCCCGAACATCAGGCGGACGAAGACAAGGCGCTATGCGccaaataaattatcaaatatttatcgaaTAACCGCCGGGGTAAGGCCCGGAAGGTGACGTAGCGTCGGGGTATTTTTCCGACTTGTTTTCCGACCGCCGTCCCGACGCCgtcaccgtcgccgtcgccgagAATTGAATGTTGCACGCAATGGTGCGCGTTCGCAGCATCCGCAGCCTGTCTCGTATATCATTCATAAATTGCTCCTATTATTCCCAGGCGTTTTAAGAGGTATCCTATCATATTCGTGACTCCTTGAGATGTTGCAAGAATAGCTTGAATTTTTCTCCATTCCCATCGTACATTTCGAGGTTTAAGAAGACGCGTGTACTCCGAAGTCTCGCTCAGATGAGTCGTGCGTGTTCACGCATGGCCGCTATCTACAACGGGAGTATCTCGCATCCGCTTCTGCGTAGGTGCGTCGCTGGAGAATGCCGATAACACAAATGCGCTCGGTTAAACGTCCTGCGGAGGAGGAATGCACACGGAGGAGTGTGCATTAACATTAACGAGGAACTTCGCAATCTCGATATAACGTTTTCTGGAGTGAAAATGCGCGCGGTGACGTAATAAGTAGTGAGTTCGTCGGTTACTAATTGCCTATTTTCGCGCgcaaatttttctttcgtgaCTGGAGCATCCTGCGAGAATGAACGAAGACAATGGATTACGTGAATCAGGTCGGAAGGATGATTGATCAGGAGAAAGCTTATGCTAAGGGAGCTAAAGAAGAGGGAGGAGAGGGCGTAATGGGGCACGattttcttctcgtttttGCCGAGCATTACACGCCTTATCATTTCCTCAATATTATCCTACAAATTGTTGATGGCGAACGAAGAAGTTTATCGACGCGTTTCGCGCAGATCGATCGCTCCGACGTTTCCGAAGGAAACCGACTTTCCCTCGCCGAGCGGTGTGCCAAGCCCAGAATAAATTGCGCTCTCTGTTATTTTGTGCGCTTGGAACTTTCGACATTGCAAAAACTCTCCTATCGAACATGTGTTTCCTCACTGAACACGCGGAGACGTGACTCGTCGTCGCGTTCCTGAATGATCTGTTATAGCTGTTCGGAAATATCCGATATCAAAGCAGCGTCAAAGCAGCGATATCAAACGAGCGGCGTGATGTGGATAATTTGTTGAATTATTCACAGACAGAAAAACTGAAAGGAACGTACATTTCGCGCGTCAGGTTGCATTCAGCTCGACACAGTCTTTATTCACATGGGAATTTACATGGGAATTTATATATGAGAACTAGTCACATTTGTTTCAAAATAAGGGAGATAAAGCtattaaaaaagaacattCTGATGCAAGtctttgttacatttttattttgttcatcatctgtaatatattttatttataatatttgcttattttgtacataatttatgtatattcatGTGATACTTTCACCACGCTTCATGTAGTATACGCGCATTGCAATTGCCATACTTTTTATCATGCAATTGTTACGAGATTCTCCGAAGCTGACGGTAGTACTGACGCCAGGAGAACTTGAAGTAATCGAATCGTCCGCTTCGGTCGACTCGCGTATCCGCTTCCACGGTTATACGATCAGTGTTAGCTTCTGCGAACCCATCGACGTGCAACGGCGCAGCTTGTCTATCGTACGAAATGTTACGAGTCCGACGAAGCATAACAAAACTTGGTATGCCGGACTCACACGCACCCGATAACAGGTTTGTTTCCGGACTAATTTGCTGACGGGAAAGAAAACTTGGGTCGGTGGCTGTCTGCCTCCAGGTTTGGCTCTGAGAAATTTGCGTCGGAGTTCGCTAAACGTTTAGCAAACTCTGCTAATCGAAGCGCAGGAAATGCACCATAGAGAGGGGAACGATAACAACGTCAGACGATTTTCGAGTATTACTTTGCATTTTTGCTTATTCCAACAGTCTACAATTATTTACAAGACTTTCACGTGAACGGTAATCTCATAATCAATTAGCTTGatgaaaatgagagaaagaagatTGGTATCAGCTAGTTAGTAGCTAAACACGATTTCCATTCTCACAGCTTGAGAATTTCCTTTCTTGTAGGAAAATGGATTCAAATAATTCGCAGTGTAGTTCGCATcctttttcacttttttttaataattataatatgtggAACATAGAAAGGAGAAATAATTTGACGTATATTACACTAAATAACTGGGAACAAGATTATCTACAATATTTGCTGTAAATTTTATCGCAAGCTtcaaaaacatatatttacgCGTGCacactataattatatttactatCTCCTGTTATGTAAAAAGATCTTCCTCAAAACGATCTTTGCGTCGTCAAGAGATCATTCTCCGTGCATTTACGGGAGAAAAAATTCTGGACAGATCACTGCTTTCTTCAACGCGCTTCAACAAAAACCAGAACGGTTCTGCGAATTTTTATGGGAACGATTTATTGACAGAAAACCCGAGGGATCGCATTGCGTGCATCGAGGCAGTGTTACTTTTGAATTACGCTGCATTCGAGATAACGAAGGAAGGTTGCTCGACGATATTCTCTGAAAATTGCGTATTAAAGAgtaatcattatatataagaaaaagaacattttttattttcgttctttttattttttatacagtcGTTATATGACATAATTATGATCTTCCAATTATACATCGTCAATTCGCATAAAATATCCAAAGTTTGTGTTTATCGTTCAAAGTTTTCGATTCTGCGTCAAAATTTTTGTATCAGAAAAGTAACAACTTTTTCAAACATTTGAACGGTTGTCCgcttacttattatttaattgttgaaataaaaagtaatgtgATTTTATTCAATGATGGAAAAATCTCGGTTAGTCGCTTGTAGTTCGCGAACTCGCGGCAATAATGAATGCACGGAATCGGCtcgatttcttcttttacaaTCTATGTTTAATATTCTACGCGCTCGCATCTTTAAATACAGTCATGCGTAACGTCTGTAATTACGTCGTAATAACGGGCGAAAACGTCGCTCGGTTGCATCGTAACACTCCCGCTTTTCCTCCCATCCGGTATTATCGATATGATTACCCCTCAGCGACTGAGCGCAATTTCGAATTGCGCAATGATTCACGTGATCCATGCGAACAAAAATGCGACCACTGTGAAACCGTCAACATTACGTATCACTGTGCCACGTCTTAGGTTAATAACCCCGAGTTAATTGCAACTCGAGGGTGTAATACGACTCTCACGTCAATGAACCCTTTGCGTTAGATCGTTCTCTATGAACACGAATGCAGGTTCTCAATTCCGGCGAACTTCTTTCGTGCGTACTTCAGAATCGCACCCTTTCAGGAAGCACACGCGAGTCACTCGCTCGAGCGGGAGTGCGTGTCGCGAATACTTTTGCGTAACGTCGGGCACTGTATCGCTTTTTTCGAAGTCAAATGTAACGACATGCGTAACTTCGTGTCGTTCCGCGTTCTGCAGAAATTCgtgatatgtaattttatggtACGACTGTAAGATACAATTCCCGTTT encodes the following:
- the LOC113562569 gene encoding uncharacterized protein LOC113562569, whose protein sequence is MYICEEDSGDVGGCRLISVRQCVDVDGARGTSRSERRRIDGDDETNNVEQRHEGDDDARVALENVDERIVPSSVLKKVSGSELSAKPREFRKNQSWKGPSRIVRDVHAFKGSRRSASFILTREVGGTVRNVIAEQRGNTVEDDGYTAVVNPQYCDTLTRSIYASSRNENTRGRILKRSTSAPGTGEQISPANNLARTKEQSRVSANDRAVNEKAKDTKENTHPGNSVPGHSTFPSNLDVTDGAQITRYRLRTESRSSRSQESATKTEQSIARRATAPPIDLARRAKAASFVIERKRHRPSAKTPSRSTEDLSQCTTKSDTGADGMRNCGSAVAGVLENEGCVLLGVRSLEDAPQVILAPRQDDRCTRRDRERARILRRRRINGRSASVPRLNVSGIFRISDERL